The window CGTAGGCCCTCTCCATCCCCTAGAGGAAGAAGCAATCTGTATGATAAAACCCTTGCTgatcccttcctccccatccccccgcAAAAGGTGTTCTAacataaaaataatcctttcttttatttcGCTAATAGCTCCCTTGCCCCACTCTCCTAACCTTTCATTTTGCACAGCCCCTGGGAACACCCTTCTAGCTGCTAGATGGATGGGATGCTGCGGGAATTGTCGAATAAAGCCAATTAGAGCTTCACATTTACTCAGTTGAAATTTGttactgtttaaaaatacaaaatacataaaagtattaagtataaaatctaaaactatataaaaaaaaaatcttactcttGTCCCAggctcgtttttttttttttttaacaacctgCTGCCAAATCAACCCTGTTCCACAACAAGCAAGGACCAGATTGCAGATGAaatggaggctgggggaggggcgatGGATGTAGGTTGAAGTTCTCAGTCCTGGGAGCGGAAGGCAGGAAAAGACAATTCTTGAAAGAAGTAAGAAAGTTTAGCTCCAGAAAAAGATGCAGCCCCTCTCTAGTAATCggagaaaggcaaataaaaattttccctCTGGGATAGGCAAAAAAGACGGACAGGGCCAAATGAAtaaggggggagggggcagagggccGGCCCACTTCTGCCGCGCTTTTGGTGGGAGTGGAAATTGAGGACCCGAGCTCACTGGTGACGTAGGTCTCACGTGACCAGGAGTCGACGTGTGCAGAAGTCCTGCTAGTCTGGTCCTGATTCCCGTCTGGGTACCAGCTTCCTTCAACAGCGCAGACGGCGGGGCCCGCGGctaggggaaggagaaggagtcAGTTTGCTGGAATTTTGCAGGTTGGTGGCAAAATAGCTGCTGCCCAGGGATTTCTAGGGTGGGGGTGGCCAAGAGCAGATACTTGAGGGAGTCCTGGTCTAGTCCATCTCTCCACTTCCCACCTCCAGATCTGCCGGGAATGATAACCCTTGGGAAACGGACTAGGGGGGGTCTCGGGAAAAGGACAAGGACACCTGggatagtttaaaaataatcatccTCCGCCACCTCAGACCAATTTCCTaacacctcccctccctccagccccccaccTCTGTCTTAAAGATAGTTTGGAAATAATCTGCTTTTCCTACTCCCTGTCTGATGGAAAATTCAAGCTATCTGGCAttgtggagagagggagaaatgggggaaGAAGAAGGTGGGAAAGTTACCAAAGCCGAGAACCTTAATGGAGAAAAAAGTGTGGGGTGCTGGTCGGCCCACCAAGCGCtcgccccaccccatcccactcctcctctcccctccccctcccatttcCCGTTTGTCCGCAGGTCTGCAGGTCTGTTGTTCATAGCAGTACGCAaggctagaaaaggcaaggaagaaagTGACCGGATCAGTACAGGTAGGTGagggaaatattaaaaagacccccagggtggaggtgggcgAGGGAGGGACTGGGGTTGTCGGCCCCACTGCGCCTCCCCCTTAACCCCTTCTCCCAGCCTACTCTGTCTAGGAAGCTCTTGTGTTATGCCTAGTGCGGGAGAAATGGTTGAGGAGGGCCTTGGAAAAGGCTGGTGGGAGGGACAAGAGAGAGGTGAGGAGGTGGAAAGTGAAGGTAAGAGCGGCAGGCTCAGTGAATCCGATGGCTGATTGAGTTTCccagatggaaaatatttgatgATACCTCTGAATCAATAAAAGCAAATACTGAGACCTATGTCCGGAGCACTGTTCCATTCACCAAACCTTTGACTTAACGTCTCCTTCTTGTTCCctagaaataattgttttcaaaGAGGAATAAGTGGAGAAACagtaaggaagagggaaaggaagaaaggaagagaggcagaCAAGATGAAACCCTGtcaaaaaatggaaggaaaaccaGAAGATGAGAGTGAACCAAAGCTTGAGGAAGAGCCAAAGCCTGAGGAAaagccagaggaggaggaaaaaacagaCGGAACTTTTAGAGAAAGGCTGATTCAGTCTCTACAGGAatttaaagaagatatacacaaCAGGCATTTAAGCAAGGAAGATATGTTTAGAGAAGTGAATGAAATAGATGAGATAAGGAGAGTAAGAAACAAACTTATCGTGATGCGTTGGAAGGTTAATCGAAACCATCCTTACCCCTATTTAATGTAGTTtaccttgatttttcttttttctgatgttAACATTGCTTTTGATTTGCGTCCTCTTGATTTACCTTTGGCCATCTTTCTACTTTTAACTTGTTGCTAATAGTGGCTTTAGATGCGTCTCATTGTTTATTGTATTTCAAACCAATCTACAAATCTCTGCCTTTTCATAGGAGAAATCTACTCACTTGTACAAAAAGAGGTTGCTGAatagatataaaatgaaaaaaagattactAAGTAGTATGTGAATATCATATTTTTGAAAGGGGAGAGTACatttgtatattacatatatgcaCAGAAGAACATGTGAAGGATGAAAGACAAAAAGTACAATCAGTGGTaggattatgagtgattttttaattcagcttatttgtatttttccttattcCTAGAATGTACACACGTTattgttagaaataataaaaattttataacaaaaaagaagtaacCAACAGCACTTAGTGTATTTCTAAAGGCATTGGGACACATAATATTTATTGGCAGAATTTTAGAAGCAAATGTAAATTCAAATTACCACCAGACCACTTAGCTAGAAGAATAAATTTTACatcttctctcatctgtaaaatagagataatgatCTCTTAAGGATCTTGTGGGGACCAAATAAAGCAATGGGTGTGAGCTCTATTTGACAGCTTTTGTCCCCATCTGCCCATGCAGGATCCCAACTCCCAAGAGGTTTTAGATACTTTGGAGGCTGGAGAAAGTAGTTCTCACCTGTGCTTAAGAACAAATTCAGGCAACTTTTAGGTGGGTACCACCCTTGTGTTTTCTCTCCTGCTGTGCCTGCCCAACCCTCCATCCTCTTCCCCTTAATATAACCATGTATATTGGGTATATATGTCCCTCCATCCAGGTCCTGTACCTCTCAGGCACCTAACATTGCTGATATGCTAGAAATCTCTAATGAAGCTCAACATGTTTCTTTTGGGCCCCCCTACAATGGGCTGACCGCCCCCCTACCAGACTGACCTCTACAGAAGTGGGGAAAATGCCCATCTCTTCAATTTAGGCTATGCAGGGCCACTTGGGCCATGATATCTTATAGATACTTTAGCAACTTTGGGATTTTAATCAGAGATCCATTCTTCCCCTTAAGACTCAGACACAGTGGGTCTGTTTGGGGGTTGGATCAGAAGACAAGTCTGAGTAACAGACACTATGCTTTAGTCAGAATTGATTCTCTGAGTCTAAAGATTGGTTTTACCTTCTGTCTCTTATTTCCTTAGGGTGAGTGATCTCCCAAAAGACTGGTGGCAGGCCCTCCTCACCAGTTCAAAAGATACCCCTAGACTGTAAATTTTAAAGGGAGTTTCAGGTCAGATTTGGGAGATATATCCATTCTTACCTGGAAACATGGAAGTGCTGTGTAAGACTTACTGTTCATCTATATTTATATCCAAATCTTCATAACtatgtatgtttctgtatgtgtatatgtggCCGACAGCTGTGCCAGTTGtgtcttatttttcctctgtgatgCTCTTTTTGGGACAATCTCCAGACTATTCAGGGTTATGGCAGCCTGATGGATGCTGGTCAGGCTGGATTCTGGCTGAAGCGAGATGAGGGTCCAGAGACTCCCTGTGCCAGTTTTATGGGACGGGATGAGTCCAGCCCCCTGGCCATCTGAGGCGTGGAGCTGGGGCAGGACGTGGAAGGTCTCCCCTCCCAGGCACACCTCTCTTCAGGGTGGTCTGACTTTGTTGTCTCTGCTCCAGCCTGCAGCAGACACCAGACTCTTCTAGGCTGATGGCTGGACTGTCCTGGCCATACATACCTGGAGGACAATGACTGTCCCATTGCGGGTCAGAGCACTagactccctttcctccttttttccttcacaaaaggACTTGATGGGAACTTTTAAAAGGGAAGAATATAAGACTTCAAAATTCACTAACTAAAAATATTGGTTGTGATACTCTTTGTCCCAGCCACGACTACTCTGGATGTAATCAGGTAACTTGGGAATAAAGTAGAAGGGCCTGGTGGTAAGTGGAGATGATTTTAGATAGtccacaaatattttaagttgtaatacccatgtgtttattttaatatgtgttaaatgaataCTCTCTTTAACACAAAAGATGATAGTTTAGATTTAAGGTGGTgttataaagtttctttttcaaaaaagtacccatatttccttttcaaaaagtaTTCAAATTTAATGAGTCAGTTGGAAGACAAACATGAAGtagaatataatatttatagCAAAGGTGGTACATAGTGATATGGCAGAAATCATTCTAGTGGGAAACATTGCCCTAGCATAATTGATCTAGGGATAATGTCATGAAACACCTGTCATACagtctgagattttaccctacttACAAATTAACAAGTTAACCTGCTACTGTTAAACTCATGCTATGGCAGGAGACATCAGAATCCTGGGTCAGAAACGAAGGACATTATTACTCATGGCAAAAGCAGTAACCACAACTTCATATTGGTTTGTACAGTTCCTCATGATCCTTAAGTCCCATAGGGTGACACAGCCCACTATGGGTGTGTTATATCCAGTGTACTGTATTCTAGGGAAGATACTCTGAGTTTGGAGAATTCACTCATGAGCAGAAGCAAGCCTGCTCTGTGTCCAGGAAAAGACGTTACCTCATCCCTCAAAGTTGCTTGCTGCAGACACAGCCCTCAGAAATGGCCTGTCTATGTGAAGAGTGGTCAGGGCCCTACCTTCTTGGTATACCCAGAAAGAATGTGCAGGGATGCTCAGAGCCCAAGGTAGATTGCCTCTCCCAGTAGTAACAGTTTTTTTCCGGGCAATAAATCTTAATGTGCATGGCAAGCCTTTCCTAAAGGCTCAAAATCacaaattttgattttataattaaaatttaaataaagttgaTAATGCATTATACTGTAGAGTGTAAATGGAATTTGTAACTCTGTCTAGTTTttacttaaatacataaaatttggaaggggggaaggatatagctcaagaggcagagtgcatgcttagcatgcacaaagttctgggttcaatccccagtgcctcctctaaaaataaataaataaacctaatcacccccccaaaCTAAATACATAGGATTTTGAATGAATCCTAATTAACTGAATGAAAAGAACATCAACTAAgaacataaaagtaaataatcTATGAGGAACTTTGAAGTTACAGTAAGACATAGCTACCATGACACACAAAGTTAAAGAAGTAG is drawn from Camelus ferus isolate YT-003-E chromosome X, BCGSAC_Cfer_1.0, whole genome shotgun sequence and contains these coding sequences:
- the TCEAL9 gene encoding transcription elongation factor A protein-like 9; protein product: MKPCQKMEGKPEDESEPKLEEEPKPEEKPEEEEKTDGTFRERLIQSLQEFKEDIHNRHLSKEDMFREVNEIDEIRRVRNKLIVMRWKVNRNHPYPYLM